gccgccgacgacgacgacggcgagtgCTCGGTACTGTTGTGTTGCCTGTTGGGAATTATTGAGGGAtcgcgcacgcacgcacgcacgttcCGTGACGAAGCCGATCGAAATCTGCCGGAAAGATTTGCGCTTTTGACTCTTCTGGTGGTGCAGCGACGAAGTAGGGGAATCTGGATCCTCTGCCGTCGACTCGCGACGCTTTTGCTCCAGCTCGAcacagatttttttttctctccaacACACAAACACAGTATAAAATCTGTAACCTTTTTCGATCAAACATCGTGCCTGCCTTTCCGCACTTACGCAGTATCTGATGTCCTCTGTTGCCTGGGTGctactacaatttattatttactCATTGTTAGTTCATTGCCTGAGCTCTTTGACTAATCATTTCACTGGGGAaaagttgtttttttttaaataattcTTCTGTTTCAGTTGGATGCATACGTTGGTCTCAGCTAACTTTAACATATTTTGAGTTGAGATGGTTCTACTTGTGATCAGTTGACTGACACTGAAACATATTTTCAGGGATCAACGCGCCGACATCGCAGTCGCTCCTGAACTACATCCTCCTAGCTGTGGCCTACGGCGGCGTTCTCCTCTACCGGCGGCAGCCCCTCACGGTATGCAATGCATCCTTCAAAGTTGCAACTGTTACGTCAGAGTGAGCTGTCATGTCAGAAAGTTCATACACGGAAAATGTGCAGCGACGTAAAGAACCTGTTGATTCCTGTTCTTGGCCATTTGCGGCTTCTCGAGCGCATGGCCATCCTTTTGGCTTATTCCATTTTGACCTCGGGTCCTTCCTACACCGTTGAAGCTTGCTTGTAGCCTACAAGTTTGACATGTCACATGTGCATGTGTATATAATAGCTTATCTTATCTTTTCTCAATAGTTAGGGCCTATGATCGCTGCCTATTCTGGTGGTGTAGGACAGGAGCACAGCAGGATTGATGCTTATTCTGATTCTGTTTTCCCATTAGAGGCTGTAACTAAACTCCTCTTTTGAAAGAAACTTGCACAGCCTTGCAAGCCCATCTTTCGAAAATATTCTGATTCTGTTTTCAAATACAGCTTGGTTAGGCCAATTTTTTGGTTGGCAGTCATAATGTTTATAGGTGTCATCGTAATGCAGAATCTGTACACTTTTCTGTGCAGATAAAATGGTACTACTACTTAATTCTTGGAATTATCGATGTGGAAGCTAATTATATTGGTATGTACTTAACAACATAAATTAAAACATTATTTCAGTTTCTGTTGCTCCATTAATGTTTTTTGTTTGCTTGTGCAGTTGTGAAGTCATACCAGTACACATCTTTGACAAGCGTGATGCTGTTGGATTGCTGGTCAATTCCGTGCGTCATTGTTCTTACTTGGGTATTTCTGAAGACAAAGTATGGGTTGAGGAAGTTCCTTGGCGTCGGAGTTTGTGTGGTTGGCCTTATACTAGTTGTATTTTCAGACGTCCATGCCTCTGATCGAGCTAGTAAGAATATGCTTCTTATCGTGCTATATATGCGCCTATGCTACAGGGCCATATAAAAACAACAATATTTTCACGGACACTGGCAAATTGTTCAATTTCTGTGCTCAGCATTTATCAACATAGCATTTCCCCCCTTTCCCTTACATTTTGACATGTCTTGCAGAAGGACCTAATCCATTGAAGGGTGATCTGTTTGTAATTCTTGGTTCAATGCTTTATGCTTGCAGTAATGTTACTGAGGTATCAGCGACTTGCTTGTCTTTACTTGCATGTTACAACTATTTATATGATCATCAGTTGTTTCTAGTTGGTTGTAAAAAAACGTGTTCAAAGAGATTTAGCAATTCTTCTCGCTGAAATTCAGGAGTTTGTTATCAAGAAAAGCAACAGAGTGGAGTTGATGGCAATGTTGGGACTTTTTGGAGCAATTGTCAGTGGCATACAAATGTATCCTTTGGAATAAAACCCATTTTATTTAGTATTTTCCATCATATTCTATACTCTCCTCCTGTCCAAAGAAATTTCTATATTATTATTTCCTTGACATTGCAACAGTAGTATACTCGAGCGAAAAGAACTTCACTCGATCACATGGACTTCTGGTGCTGTAAGTATCTCTCCCCATCCTTCTTGATGCCAAACATTCTGATTTCATTCCTTAAGCTCTGATCGATGCAAATCCAAGATTATTTGTCTACTATTATCCAGACATAGTTATGATTCTCCTTATATGGCCTTTTTCTCTTGTTTCAGGTGCTCCCTTTTGTTGGATTCGCAGTAGCAATGTTCCTGTTCTACTCAACTGTACCAATAATTTTAAAGGTACTGCAGGATTGCTGAGCTTAACTGATGATCCTGACTACTAGTATGTATTTTTCAGTTTTTTTTCTGACATTGGATTTGCATTTGCATTCCCTTTGTCTGTCGCAGATATGTGGCGCAACCATGCTGAACCTCTCGCTCCTGACTTCAGACATGTGGGCTGTTCTGATCCGCATCTTTGCTTACCATGAGAAGGTTTGTCCACTGCACTGCATTCCTCTACATTCAGAATTCCTACTAGGAGAACTAGATACTAGTACCTTGCTGTGAAACTTGCTCAAGAGAACCGAAGGACTCAGCTTGTCTAAGTTCATGGTTGCCAAGCAGTACTATAACTGACAAAATGTACTCACCAAGCGTGTGTTTAAACATGGACAGGTCGATTGGATCTACTTCGTTGCTTTCGCCGCCACGGCGGGCGGCATCGTCTTATACTCATACAAGTATGTATCGTTTCACTTTCACCATCATCTCTTACAGCTATGGCTGCATCCTGGCACGCTTACACATATGGTTCTAACTATTACTGAGACTAAGAGGACTCTGGTTGCACGCAGGGGCTCCAATGAAGTGGAGGAGACGGCCCAGGTCGCCGGGGCCAGCGACGAGCATGGCAAGGACAGGGACGAGGAGGCTGGAACGCGGAACCCAGTGTGAAGCTCTGGTGCCAGCAATGGCTGCCAGACATCCAGGAGGCTACTAGATTAGCTGTGATGAGTAGTTGCATGGCTTGGAAGGCGATCGAGCGCATATAGCACTAGGATAATAGGAAGAGCTTGGGAGTTCAGGCTTGGACTGCTTGAGAGCGGCAATATTTTCAGAGAATTTGATGAAGTGTAGCAGGACTTACTTGAGACTTGACGGAAATAGTGATATTATACTCCTATTTACGTAAAAGAACAATCGGTAAAACACCAATGGTGAACCGTCAGAAGCTTAGGCTGAGACATTGCCAATTCTTCAAACTTTAACCAATTTGACCTTATATACTTCACGAAAGCTAAGGACTCTATTTGACGTAAGAAGGAAGAACCAAACATACTAGACAAGGTGATCTTTGTTTATTACCCACGGCTGTAGTGTTTGCAGATGTATATTGTATCAGTGGATAAcgtaaggaaaaaaaaaattaagaaagAGGATTCGAGGATAGATCTGTTTGTTAGTTTAGATAGGAGGCAGCAAGGACAAGGTTAGAAAAGGATGACTTGATGGGGGCGTCGACAAACCGAATTGGCCTTAGATGCAAAATATTTTTTGGAGTACTGGAAAACTACTATGGTTTTCCAAAATACTTTGCTTTTCAAAAAACTGCTGGGTGTCTAGATACAACAAATCTTATTATATCTTGAAACTACTAGTCTTTTTGGAATTTTAGAAACTGTAGCactactttttctttttttttcccctaAACCACGATTATGTACCTCTTTATTAGATTATAAAACCAAAGTTTTTGAAATCTACATCATACAAACATGCCCTGAATCTCTAAGTAGCCTGGGTGTTAAAGGACCAATTAATTATGCATCATGAACTTCAGGAGGGGAGGGGTTTTTGCTCATCATCTACTGCTCTAAGCTGCTAAAGTTTTCCTTAATTATTAAGGCGTCACCTCGCCTCACGCCAGTCTCTTAAGCACAAGACAGTAGTCAGTCACCTTAACACCTGGATAACCATGACACACCACCATGAAATTTGATCCGGAAGGCCGGAAATAACATGCATATGAGCTTCAATATCAGAAATGAAGTGGGAATACACATGTCACGTACGGTAGACCATTACATGCTTGTTCAAACAGCAGCCTCTTAACTGTAGCATGACCCGCATGCTAACTAGAACAGATAGCAATTAGGCATAAAACAGATACAAGGCCCCGATATGTGGCTATCCAAACAAAAACAAGCGGTGTGAAACATGACCATACTTGAACCAAAGAGTCCCATGTGTCTATGGCAGGCATGATATTTAAAGGAAGACGTCCTTCTCGAGCAACTTAAGAACCTCGTCCTGGTTGTTGAGCTTGGCAACGTCGATGGGTGTCTTCCCATCCAGGTTTTGGAGCGTTCTGCAGTGTGTTGGAGAGAGTCAAAGCAACATTGATGGTATCACACTTGGGAAAGGAAGGAGATGATTTAACTTACACGGCAGCGCCATGCTTCAAAAGAAGATCCACACACTCCTTGCGGCCATAGCCAGCGGCATAATGCAGCGGGGTGTTCTTGTTCTTGTCCAAAGCGTCCACTGCAGCACCAGCCTCAAGAAGGATCTGGGCACACTTCAACTGAAACACAGTTCACAGAATTCTTTATCATTACTATCAATAAAGATACCAAATAGATGTaacaaatatgaaaacaaatgtaCCCATTCCCTAAATGCATTTTACCACCTGTTATTGATTCTACTATACCTATGAAATCATGACAAACCGCATAAGATCACTCCTAGATTTTATTGTTCAAGCATCAATGTAACCTACCTTCAAAGGACAATAATGCCAATCCCAATTCCCAAAGACCACAAATTGCAATTACTCTAAACAGCAAGGTACTGAAAACTACTCTGAATACCACTAAAATTATTTCAAGGTTAGAAGTGAACCATTACCAACTCCTAGGAAGCTAATGGCCACCTGTGTTTCAAAAACCAGCCTAGGCCGCCACCTAGGTCCAAGGAAGTGTTTTGCAGCCCCTAATATGAGGAAATTGGTATGTCCTGGCAGTACCCCAAATTTTAGCACAGTGCTAGGCTCCATGGTGGTACATTTTTCattataaattattaaaaacctCCCTATGTTCAGATAGATTTTATTAGAGCTGAAAAGTAACAGCATGTCTTTGAGACCCTAAGGCCTAAACAAGCTAAATATTGAAGAGCTGGCAGGTTTCCGAACTGTAGTTAGCAAACTGCCACAAgttttaaaaatattaaaagACTTAGGCCTCCTTTGGATGCAAAGCATTTTCGGTGTATTGGATAAATGCTACggatttgcaaaatattttggttttTGAAAGCTGTTGGGTGTTTGGATACAAGTCATACAACAACCTTGTAGTTTCTAAAACCATTCTATCAAAACCGTGGTCTTTTTGAAGTTTTAGAAACTCCACTCATGACCTCTTTTTTCTAAATCACGGTTTGTATGTCTTTGGTCTATAAAAACCACAGTTTTCTAAAACTACGccatccaaacaggccctagtTTCCAAAGACTAGGAAAATGGATATCCCATGTGTCTTGCAAATTAAATATAATTTTGTCCATAGCTTGCCTAGTCATGTGGTAGTATGGTAAACAATTTTGAAGCGTTGGTACTATTGGACATTCATTAGTTCCACATGTTTGAATTTATCACGTATTAACAAGGCAGAAGAGATCTGCATACCTCACCGTACCCACATGCAAAATGTAAGGCCCTTCTTCCCTCAGAGTCTTCTTCATCCTTGTCTGCTCCACCATCTAGTGCCTTCTTGAGACCCTATTGCATGAATTTTAGAAGGCAACATCAGCATATCAAAATCAAAACCCAGTAGCAAGGTGGCAACTGTATTTACTGTGAGGACAGATAAATGATGTTTAGAACAAAACATGTAACATTGATGACTTTATCAGGATTATTAACAAAACATACATCAATTTATGACCATGCAAACACTGAACATACTGTTGCAGGTTCATATATGAGTCCATGGCCATAAAGGCAATTTAAGAGCAAATCATGAATGACCGATAAGAAGAAAAATGCAATGGTTGGCACACACTAGTAAATTTTCTGAGAATCACAGAGTCGATGTCTCAAGATAGCAATGTAAACAAATTCATCTTATTTGAAAACATCCACATTATTATAATAGCTACAAAAAAGATCTAACACACCAACATGATTATGACAGCTACAAGATTTCTATGTTCCACTGGCAATCACTCAGATTAAATTGATATATGCCAAACACCAAAATGTAGTAATGGACTTTGATGAAGTAGATTTGTAGCGCCACCAGCATataatataataaaatataTACAGAGTCCAAAACAACTcaatacaaaaataaaaaccaaaCATTCCAACCAATGTTCTCATTACCTCTTCATCACCAACGCTGGCAGTGTGATGGACGATTGATTCATCATCATCCCCACCTTCTTCCTCAGTTTCTTCAGGACCAGAAGGTTCAGCAGAAGAACCTGCACCAAACGGGAAGCTAGCTCCCATTGCCTCGCCAATCTTTTGAAGAGTATCAGGGTCATTCCAGTACCTAGATTAGGACGCCAGGAATGTCACAAACAAACTCTATAAAAAAACATATCTGTAATAAATATGACCTACTTCATCATTGCAGAAGGACCTCCATTCTCTAACTCATCAAGAATTGACTTCATAGCTGGATCTTCCTTAATGCGAGACATACGCTCTTCCAGCTGCTCCTTATGTGATGGACTGCTAAAGGTTTCCAGCATACTAGACATAGCAGGATCCTGAGCCAAATAACTGAGACTTAGGGCACTGATAGACAAATAAGGCAATGGAATACCAGCTGGAGGTTTTACAATGGTACCTGCATAAGAGCATTCCCCAGACGCTCTGCCATTGTCATAAACTGGGGGTTTTCCATGACCTTTTGCATTGTTTCCATGTATTGTTGAGGGTCCAATGGGGGCATCCCCTGTTCGCCTGTACTATGAGCACTTTTCTGTAGCTGCTCAGCCATCTGGTTGAATGCAGGATCCTTTGCAATTTGATCAGCCATCTCCTTAATAGATGGATCCTGCACATAACAAGGGTAAACTTTGAAGCAATCTGCAAAGAGTccattaaataaaaacaatgcAAATTCAGATAAAGCTAGAATGCAAGCATGTAAAACTACAATAATGTATTGATACAAACTAAATGAACAACACCATCCTGTAAAAGCAATTAGGAACTAGGAAGATCAGTATGTACTACAGAATTTACATGGCCATAGAGGGGCATACGTTGAGCAAACTTTGCATAGAAGCAAAGTCAAAAGGATTTGAAAAGCCTGCTGGAGGAACCCCTTGACGTTCGTCGGAAGATCCTTCAGATTTTGGAGTTTTCTTCTCATCTGCAAAAGAAAAGTATAAGAACATAAACACACAACATGTTGTAATTAACTATGACAGCACAGCAAAATGAAACAACCATTGAAAGGTACTGAACAACAGTTTGGTGAGTTCATAACTAATCCATAGTTTAGTCAACATGCTATCATTGAACTTTATTTTCACCTTATTAGAATGTTAGGACACTACCtatatatttaaaaagaaaaggcAGACCAAAGTAATCTGGTTGATGCACCAGATATCTGGTCAAACACATTAGATTCGACACCCGCAAACACTAGAATTCCCCCCCACAAACCCAACACACGAGGAATGTAATAAACAAATTTAGTTGAATAGACCACTTATTTTTTCCCTGCTGCGACTCATCAGTGGGCAGCCAAATGAATTTGCAAATTGTCATCAAACAATTGCAGAAATATACTCTATTGCTACAAAATTAGTATAATAGACATCCCTTGAGTGCAGAGGCGGACTTCACTAGGGCGTGAGGATTTTCGGCAGACAAAccatcagcagcagcagtaaTTCAGCATAACAAGCACCCTAACACTAAAATCGAGCTCGCGCGGGGTCCGAATCGAGGCATGGACTAACGGATTGGATCAGCAGGTCAATCCACAGAGGAAGATGCGGACTCGATTCTCGGAGCACAGCGAAGATCAGAGGAGAGTACACGACACAAAAATCCAAGTAAACGAGCCAGAGAGCCCCTCACCAGTAGATCCGGGCGGATCCCCACTCGACGCCATCCCGGTAGAGCGACGGAGAACGGCGCCCGCTACTAGCTGAGGAAAAATTCGAGGCGACTTAGCGCTCGCCCCGGTGGAAGCTGGTCCGGAAGGGCGTCCTCCGCCTCGGCGAACGGAGGAGGGTTCGGTCTCgccccgcggcggcgctgctggaCGGTGGCGTGCGCGAGGGAGTAGGGACTAGGGGACGGACGAGACGAAGGCACGAAGCGGTCGTCGGGACTCGGGAGGTCAGCTGGGAGGTGTAGGTGGGCCGGGCCGGAGGCGAGTCTAAACGCTAAACGGGCCGAGGCACATTTGGCCTGTGGGCCGAGTTGCCAGATGGCCCATTTTGTCTCGTCCTCGTCCGTgtcgcggccggccggccggccggaatgCGCCCCGCCGCGgctgcctctctctctctcccctccaCCTCCCGGACTCTGGTGGCGCTCTGCCCGGTCGCCGGCTCGCCGCTGCAGGGTACCAGGGCCCAACGGAGgctggagcgaggcgggcgcacGCGCCGCTCGATTTTATGCATCcgcgaggaggtggtggatgcTCCCACTCGCGGCAGAAGTACCTCGATCGATTCCATCGATTGAAACCTCACATCGTTCCACGAATTAAAAGGTTCGGTTTTCCCATAATGCACTGAGGAAGTCCGATTTTATCCTTTATATTTATGTTGTGAGGGTGAAGAAAACCGTTCTTGAGTTCTTGACCATCTGTTTATTTTTGTTCAgtatgtttttgtttttttggtacGGATGCACACAGCGGCGGGAGAAGAAAGAAGTCGGGACTTGCAACATTTCAGTCTAATGCTCACATGATGCGTTCATAGATGGCAACTAAGAAATGTGTGGAATCCTCAGAGGAGCTGGGACGCTGCAGCAAGCAAAGGTGTAAGGCAAATGTCTCATCTTTCTCCTTATTCCTTCTCCCACCGGACCAGCTCCTTTGCTTGTGGCTTCAGTCCTTCTAATGACTGGGATGGTGCTTTAGCTTTAGCTTTAGCTAGCTAATAACTTTGCTTAAATCCAGGGAAGCAGTGATTCTGTTCTGTCTGCCGTGTGGAACAGAAAGAAACAAAACAAGCTTCCTGATAAAATGTACAGAGAAGGAAGTTGTGAGATCATCAAAATGGACATGCGTAACAAACACCGTGCACTTGCTTTTCTAACACTACTTTAATTTCTACAATGCCTTTTGCTGCTGATTAGGAGTATGCCCTGAAAGGTAATAACATGTTTCTGTGGAGTTAATTAGGATTTCGGTATATGTCTGAGATTTTAAAGGTTACTGCCCTGTGTCGAGAATGTATTACTTTAGCATGTGTCCTTTGAGTGTGCTATCAAGATAAGATAGAGGAAGATGTCACTTGTTCCTCCTGCCACCTTGAAGCAGAAGAAGGAACGTTTCGTATTTAATTTGCAAAGCAAAGTATCTTCTTTTGCTTTCCTTGAGACGCATGAAAGCATCAGCAAGTGGGTATCTTTCCTATTTCTTCAGCATATTAGCTCAGATCATGAACCTCTTCTTTGCACATTGTGTTTCTACATTTTCCTCTATTGCTTTagctgtgtgtgagagagaaaaaaagggtGGTGATGGAAGCAACAGGGCTTAGCCTTGGCAAGTCTGTGCTAGATGGAGCTCTTGGCTATGCTGAATCCGCCGTTGCAGAAGAGGTTGCCTTGCAGCTTGGCATCCAGGAAGACCAAGCTTACATCAGGGATGAACTCGAGATGATGATGGCTTTCCTGATGGCAGCACATGAGGAGCGAGATgagcacaaggtgatcaagaCCTGGGTGAAGCAGGTCCGTGACGTAGCCTATGATGCGGAGGACTCCCTCCAGGATTTCGCTGTACGTCTGGGGAAGCCATCATGGTGGCGCATCCCTCTCTTGCTGCTTGAACGCCGTCGTGTGGCCAAGAATATGAAGGAGCTCCGAGCGAAGGTTGAGGCTGTCAGCCAGAGGAATGCACGCTACCACCTCATCAAGGGCCCTGGCTCCAAGGCTATCACCACCTCTGGAAAGTCCAATTTGGCCAGGGAAACAATGTCTAGCACTGAGGAAGCAAGGAGGCAACATGAAAATGCAAAGATCAATCTCATTCAATTGATTAGCAAGAAAGATGAGAACCTTAGGGTGATCTCTGTGTGGGGAACAAGTGGTGTTCCTGGGGAGACATCTATCATAAAAATGGCCTATGATGATCTTGAGAGAAAGAAGAAGTTTGAGTGCCATGCATGGATCAGGATCATGCATCCTTTCAATCAAACAGAGTTTGTGCACAATATCATCCAGCAATTCTATGTCAATTCTCTAGAGGAAGCAACAATGACATTGGAGAAGCTGACTCCTGGGGCCCAAGATCTGCGGAGGATATGGATGATGAGTGAAGTTGATTTGGTTGATGAGTTCAAGAAAGTTTTGAATGACAAGAGT
This window of the Sorghum bicolor cultivar BTx623 chromosome 7, Sorghum_bicolor_NCBIv3, whole genome shotgun sequence genome carries:
- the LOC8060574 gene encoding solute carrier family 35 member F1 is translated as MAPPDEGAGAAAGGARRRWVRRETLLGLALGQFVSLLITATGFASSELARRGINAPTSQSLLNYILLAVAYGGVLLYRRQPLTIKWYYYLILGIIDVEANYIVVKSYQYTSLTSVMLLDCWSIPCVIVLTWVFLKTKYGLRKFLGVGVCVVGLILVVFSDVHASDRAKGPNPLKGDLFVILGSMLYACSNVTEEFVIKKSNRVELMAMLGLFGAIVSGIQISILERKELHSITWTSGAVLPFVGFAVAMFLFYSTVPIILKICGATMLNLSLLTSDMWAVLIRIFAYHEKVDWIYFVAFAATAGGIVLYSYKGSNEVEETAQVAGASDEHGKDRDEEAGTRNPV
- the LOC8060911 gene encoding ankyrin repeat domain-containing protein 2A translates to MASSGDPPGSTDEKKTPKSEGSSDERQGVPPAGFSNPFDFASMQSLLNDPSIKEMADQIAKDPAFNQMAEQLQKSAHSTGEQGMPPLDPQQYMETMQKVMENPQFMTMAERLGNALMQDPAMSSMLETFSSPSHKEQLEERMSRIKEDPAMKSILDELENGGPSAMMKYWNDPDTLQKIGEAMGASFPFGAGSSAEPSGPEETEEEGGDDDESIVHHTASVGDEEGLKKALDGGADKDEEDSEGRRALHFACGYGELKCAQILLEAGAAVDALDKNKNTPLHYAAGYGRKECVDLLLKHGAAVTLQNLDGKTPIDVAKLNNQDEVLKLLEKDVFL